In Mycolicibacterium mucogenicum DSM 44124, the following are encoded in one genomic region:
- a CDS encoding ATP-dependent Clp protease proteolytic subunit produces the protein MRSSAPGLNLTDSVYERLLAERIIFLGSQVDDDIANRLCAQILLLTAEDPSKDIHMYINSPGGSISAGMAIFDTMELSECDIATYAMGMAASMGEFLLAAGTKGKRHALPHARVLMHQPLGGVTGSAADIAIQAEQFHVIKKEMFRLNAQFTGKSIEQIEADSDRDRWFTAQEALEYGFVDHIITRANLNGGKGASK, from the coding sequence ATGCGTTCAAGCGCACCGGGGCTCAACCTCACGGACTCGGTCTATGAGCGTTTGCTTGCCGAGCGCATCATCTTCCTGGGCTCGCAGGTCGACGACGACATCGCCAACCGGCTGTGCGCCCAGATCCTGCTGCTGACGGCCGAAGATCCGTCCAAGGACATTCACATGTACATCAACTCGCCGGGTGGCTCGATCAGCGCCGGCATGGCGATCTTCGACACCATGGAGTTGTCGGAGTGCGACATCGCCACCTACGCGATGGGCATGGCCGCGTCGATGGGTGAGTTCCTGCTGGCCGCCGGCACCAAGGGCAAGCGCCACGCGCTGCCGCACGCCCGCGTCCTGATGCACCAGCCGCTCGGTGGCGTCACCGGTAGCGCGGCGGACATCGCGATCCAGGCCGAGCAGTTCCACGTCATCAAGAAGGAGATGTTCCGGCTCAACGCCCAATTCACGGGCAAGAGCATCGAGCAGATCGAGGCGGACTCCGACCGCGACCGCTGGTTCACGGCGCAGGAAGCGCTGGAATACGGCTTCGTCGACCACATCATCACCCGTGCAAACCTCAACGGCGGCAAGGGAGCCTCGAAGTGA